One window of the Labeo rohita strain BAU-BD-2019 chromosome 9, IGBB_LRoh.1.0, whole genome shotgun sequence genome contains the following:
- the fundc1 gene encoding FUN14 domain-containing protein 1 yields the protein MEPHKMADRGEDVDAESEDELYEVVNITDYARRHQWWSRVFGNSTGPIAEKYSVASQIMMGGVTGWCAGYLFQRVGKIVATAVGGGFLLLQIANHSGYVQVDWRKVEKDVNKAKKHLKKKANKAAPELNSFIEDSTEFVKRNIVISGGFVGGFLLGLAS from the exons ATGGAGCCTCATAAAATGGCGGATCGCGGTGAAG atgtagATGCAGAGAGTGAAGATGAATTATATGAGGTGGTTAACATCACAGATTATGCCAGGAGGCATCAATGGTGGAGTCGTGTTTTTGGGAACAGTACGGGACCCATTGCAGAAAAGTACTCTGTGGCTTCACAGATCATGATGGGTGGAGTAACAGGATG GTGCGCTGGTTATCTCTTTCAGAGAGTTGGAAAAATTGTGGCTACTGCTGTTGGAGGGGGATTTCTTTTGTTACAA ATTGCCAACCACAGTGGCTATGTGCAGGTTGACTGGAGAAAAGTGGAAAAGGATGTGAATAAAGCTAAAAAGCATTTGAAGAAAAAGGCAAACAAAGCAGCCCCTGAGCTCAATTCCTTTATAGAAGAC TCAACAGAATTTGTGAAGAGGAACATTGTTATCTCGGGTGGATTTGTTGGAGGATTTCTGCTGGGCTTGGCGTCCTAA